From the Astatotilapia calliptera chromosome 6, fAstCal1.2, whole genome shotgun sequence genome, one window contains:
- the LOC113024715 gene encoding atlastin-2 isoform X2 — translation MAAEKSRLKQRSHKSSIFKEGGHSFKSCASQMRCEEEDYDLLEEEEEEKVGRPQPVQIVVANEEEHSFFLQEQVLEQLLLQKKVQDLHVVVVSVAGAFRKGKSFLLDFMLRYMYKQSSDSWLGGVEEPLTGFTWRGGCERETTGIQAWSDVFVVEKPDHSKVAVLLIDTQGAFDSQSTVKDCATLFALSTMTSSVQVYNLSQNVQEDDLQHLQLFTEYGRLAMEEVYEKPFQRLMFLIRDWSYPYEHPYGLEGGRGFLDKRLQVKQNQHEELQNVRRHIHSCFSKISCFLLPHPGLKVATNPHFDGRLTDIDGDFQKELLNLVPALLAPENLVEKEIGGVKITCRDLLHYFKAYMKIYQGEELPHPKSMLQATAEANNLAAVAGSKDIYNKSMEQICGGDKPYISPAELERRHVELRQASVRCFRSVKKMGGEDFCRRYQEKLEAELDEAYANFSKQNDGKNIFYAARTPATLFAVMFVMYIVSVVTGFVGISSVATLCNLVMGLALTALCIWAYVKYSGEFREVGGFIDQVAETLWEQIFSKVFEVARSRVLFGSFIPTPRPRLTSNNNIKKKN, via the exons ATGGCGGCTGAGAAGAGCAGGTTGAAACAGCGGAGTCATAAAAGCAGCATATTTAAAGAAG GTGGCCACAGTTTTAAATCATGCGCATCCCAGATGAGGTGTGAAGAGGAGGACTATGACctgctggaggaggaagaggaggagaaagtggGCAGGCCCCAGCCTGTGCAGATTGTAGTGGCAAATGAGGAGGAGCATTCATTCTTCCTGCAGGAGCAGGTGCTGGAGCAACTGCTGCTGCAGAAGAAGGTCCAGGACCTCCATGTGGTCGTCGTCTCTGTGGCTGGAGCTTTTCGCAAGGGCAAATCCTTCCTGCTCGACTTTATGCTTCGTTACATGTACAAACAG TCATCTGATTCGTGGCTCGGCGGTGTGGAGGAACCTCTGACCGGCTTCACTTGGCGGGGTGGTTGTGAACGGGAGACCACGGGCATCCAGGCGTGGAGCGATGTGTTTGTAGTGGAGAAACCAGATCACAGCAAG GTTGCAGTTCTACTAATAGACACGCAGGGAGCGTTTGACAGCCAGTCTACCGTTAAAGACTGTGCCACACTATTTGCCTTGAGCACCATGACCAGCTCTGTGCAG gtgtacAACCTTTCCCAGAATGTTCAGGAAGATGACCTTCAGCATCTCCAG CTCTTCACTGAATATGGACGACTGGCCATGGAGGAAGTCTATGAGAAACCCTTTCAG agACTGATGTTCCTAATCAGAGATTGGAGTTACCCATATGAACATCCATACGGCCTGGAGGGAGGGCGGGGCTTCTTGGATAAACGATTGCAG GTGAAACAGAACCAACACGAGGAGCTCCAGAATGTCCGCAGACACATCCACTCCTGCTTCTCCAAAATCAGCTGTTTCTTGTTGCCTCACCCTGGCCTCAAGGTGGCCACCAATCCTCATTTCGATGGGCGGCTCACAG ATATTGATGGGGACTtccagaaggagctgctgaaccTCGTTCCAGCGCTGCTTGCTCCAGAAAATCTAGTGGAAAAAGAGATTGGAGGAGTCAAAATTACCTGCAGAGATCTGCTGCACTATTTCAAA GCCTACATGAAGATCTATCAGGGAGAGGAACTCCCTCATCCCAAATCAATGCTCCAG GCAACAGCTGAAGCAAATAACCTTGCAGCTGTAGCAGGATCCAAAGACATATACAACAAAAGCATGGAGCAG ATCTGTGGTGGAGACAAACCATACATTTCCCCAGCAGAGTTAGAGCGCCGTCATGTGGAGCTACGGCAGGCTTCCGTGCGGTGCTTCCGCTCTGTCAAGAAGATGGGCGGAGAAGATTTCTGCCGGCGCtaccaggagaagctggaggcAGAACTCGATGAGGCCTATGCCAACTTCAGCAAGCAGAATGATGGAAAGAACATCTTCTACGCTGCACGGACGCCCGCCACACTCTTTGCTGTCATGTTTGTCATGTACATAGTGTCAGTTGTCACCGGCTTTGTGGGCATTAGCTCTGTGGCCACGCTGTGCAACCTGGTGATGGGATTGGCTCTGACAGCACTCTGCATCTGGGCCTATGTTAAATACTCTGGAGAGTTTCGCGAGGTCGGAGGATTCATTGACCAGGTGGCTGAAACCCTCTGGGAACAG ATCTTCTCCAAAGTCTTTGAGGTGGCCCGAAGTCGAGTCCTGTTTGGAAGCTTTATCCCAACACCACGGCCCCGGCTCAcctccaacaacaacatcaagaaGAAAAATTAG
- the LOC113024715 gene encoding atlastin-2 isoform X1 yields the protein MAAEKSRLKQRSHKSSIFKEGGHSFKSCASQMRCEEEDYDLLEEEEEEKVGRPQPVQIVVANEEEHSFFLQEQVLEQLLLQKKVQDLHVVVVSVAGAFRKGKSFLLDFMLRYMYKQSSDSWLGGVEEPLTGFTWRGGCERETTGIQAWSDVFVVEKPDHSKVAVLLIDTQGAFDSQSTVKDCATLFALSTMTSSVQVYNLSQNVQEDDLQHLQLFTEYGRLAMEEVYEKPFQRLMFLIRDWSYPYEHPYGLEGGRGFLDKRLQVKQNQHEELQNVRRHIHSCFSKISCFLLPHPGLKVATNPHFDGRLTDIDGDFQKELLNLVPALLAPENLVEKEIGGVKITCRDLLHYFKAYMKIYQGEELPHPKSMLQATAEANNLAAVAGSKDIYNKSMEQICGGDKPYISPAELERRHVELRQASVRCFRSVKKMGGEDFCRRYQEKLEAELDEAYANFSKQNDGKNIFYAARTPATLFAVMFVMYIVSVVTGFVGISSVATLCNLVMGLALTALCIWAYVKYSGEFREVGGFIDQVAETLWEQRTPRKIFSKVFEVARSRVLFGSFIPTPRPRLTSNNNIKKKN from the exons ATGGCGGCTGAGAAGAGCAGGTTGAAACAGCGGAGTCATAAAAGCAGCATATTTAAAGAAG GTGGCCACAGTTTTAAATCATGCGCATCCCAGATGAGGTGTGAAGAGGAGGACTATGACctgctggaggaggaagaggaggagaaagtggGCAGGCCCCAGCCTGTGCAGATTGTAGTGGCAAATGAGGAGGAGCATTCATTCTTCCTGCAGGAGCAGGTGCTGGAGCAACTGCTGCTGCAGAAGAAGGTCCAGGACCTCCATGTGGTCGTCGTCTCTGTGGCTGGAGCTTTTCGCAAGGGCAAATCCTTCCTGCTCGACTTTATGCTTCGTTACATGTACAAACAG TCATCTGATTCGTGGCTCGGCGGTGTGGAGGAACCTCTGACCGGCTTCACTTGGCGGGGTGGTTGTGAACGGGAGACCACGGGCATCCAGGCGTGGAGCGATGTGTTTGTAGTGGAGAAACCAGATCACAGCAAG GTTGCAGTTCTACTAATAGACACGCAGGGAGCGTTTGACAGCCAGTCTACCGTTAAAGACTGTGCCACACTATTTGCCTTGAGCACCATGACCAGCTCTGTGCAG gtgtacAACCTTTCCCAGAATGTTCAGGAAGATGACCTTCAGCATCTCCAG CTCTTCACTGAATATGGACGACTGGCCATGGAGGAAGTCTATGAGAAACCCTTTCAG agACTGATGTTCCTAATCAGAGATTGGAGTTACCCATATGAACATCCATACGGCCTGGAGGGAGGGCGGGGCTTCTTGGATAAACGATTGCAG GTGAAACAGAACCAACACGAGGAGCTCCAGAATGTCCGCAGACACATCCACTCCTGCTTCTCCAAAATCAGCTGTTTCTTGTTGCCTCACCCTGGCCTCAAGGTGGCCACCAATCCTCATTTCGATGGGCGGCTCACAG ATATTGATGGGGACTtccagaaggagctgctgaaccTCGTTCCAGCGCTGCTTGCTCCAGAAAATCTAGTGGAAAAAGAGATTGGAGGAGTCAAAATTACCTGCAGAGATCTGCTGCACTATTTCAAA GCCTACATGAAGATCTATCAGGGAGAGGAACTCCCTCATCCCAAATCAATGCTCCAG GCAACAGCTGAAGCAAATAACCTTGCAGCTGTAGCAGGATCCAAAGACATATACAACAAAAGCATGGAGCAG ATCTGTGGTGGAGACAAACCATACATTTCCCCAGCAGAGTTAGAGCGCCGTCATGTGGAGCTACGGCAGGCTTCCGTGCGGTGCTTCCGCTCTGTCAAGAAGATGGGCGGAGAAGATTTCTGCCGGCGCtaccaggagaagctggaggcAGAACTCGATGAGGCCTATGCCAACTTCAGCAAGCAGAATGATGGAAAGAACATCTTCTACGCTGCACGGACGCCCGCCACACTCTTTGCTGTCATGTTTGTCATGTACATAGTGTCAGTTGTCACCGGCTTTGTGGGCATTAGCTCTGTGGCCACGCTGTGCAACCTGGTGATGGGATTGGCTCTGACAGCACTCTGCATCTGGGCCTATGTTAAATACTCTGGAGAGTTTCGCGAGGTCGGAGGATTCATTGACCAGGTGGCTGAAACCCTCTGGGAACAG AGGACTCCACGAAAG ATCTTCTCCAAAGTCTTTGAGGTGGCCCGAAGTCGAGTCCTGTTTGGAAGCTTTATCCCAACACCACGGCCCCGGCTCAcctccaacaacaacatcaagaaGAAAAATTAG